From Streptomyces sp. NBC_00775, one genomic window encodes:
- the lpdA gene encoding dihydrolipoyl dehydrogenase, whose translation MEDRFDVVVLGAGPGGYVAAIRAAQLGKRVAVVEEKYWGGVCLNVGCIPTKALLRNAELAHIFTREAKTFGIKAEGEVTFDYGEAFRRSRRVADGRVKGVHYLMKKNKITEFDGRGTFLDANTLRIAQADGTTRTIGFDNCIVATGATPRLLPGTRRSDRVVTYEEQILSEDLPRSVVIAGAGAIGIEFAYVLHNYGVKVTIVEFLDRVVPLEDAEISAELAKQYRKLGIDVLTSTRVESIDESGPQVRVTVTGKDGNQQVLEADKVLQAIGFAPNVTGYGLENTGVRLTERGAIDVDARCRTSVPHIYAIGDVTAKLMLAHTAEAMGVVAAETLADAETMELDYMMVPRATYCQPQVASFGWTEAQAREKGFDVKVAKFPFTANGKAHGLGDATGFVKVISDAKYGELLGAHMIGPDVTELLPELTLAQQWDLTVHEVARNVHAHPTLGEAVKEAVHGLAGHMINF comes from the coding sequence ATGGAAGACCGCTTCGACGTCGTCGTCCTCGGAGCAGGCCCCGGTGGCTACGTCGCCGCCATCCGCGCCGCCCAGCTGGGCAAGCGGGTCGCGGTGGTGGAGGAGAAGTACTGGGGCGGGGTCTGCCTGAACGTCGGCTGCATCCCGACCAAGGCCCTGCTGCGCAACGCGGAGCTCGCCCATATCTTCACCCGCGAGGCCAAGACCTTCGGCATCAAGGCCGAGGGCGAGGTGACCTTCGACTACGGCGAGGCGTTCCGGCGCAGCCGCCGCGTGGCCGACGGCCGGGTCAAGGGCGTCCACTACCTGATGAAGAAGAACAAGATCACCGAGTTCGACGGCCGGGGCACCTTCCTGGACGCCAACACCCTGCGGATAGCCCAGGCCGACGGGACGACCCGCACCATCGGCTTCGACAACTGCATCGTGGCCACCGGCGCCACGCCCAGGCTGCTCCCGGGGACCCGGCGCAGCGACCGCGTGGTGACGTACGAGGAGCAGATCCTCTCCGAGGACCTGCCGCGCTCCGTCGTCATCGCCGGCGCCGGCGCGATCGGCATCGAGTTCGCCTATGTCCTGCACAACTACGGCGTGAAGGTCACCATCGTCGAGTTCCTCGACCGGGTCGTGCCCCTGGAGGACGCGGAGATCTCCGCCGAACTCGCCAAGCAGTACCGCAAGCTGGGCATCGACGTGCTCACCTCCACCCGCGTCGAGTCGATCGACGAGTCCGGCCCGCAGGTGCGCGTCACCGTCACCGGCAAGGACGGCAACCAGCAGGTGCTCGAAGCGGACAAGGTCCTCCAGGCCATCGGCTTCGCGCCCAACGTCACCGGCTACGGCCTGGAGAACACGGGCGTACGTCTCACCGAGCGCGGCGCCATCGACGTCGACGCCCGCTGCCGCACCTCCGTCCCGCACATCTACGCCATCGGCGACGTCACCGCGAAGCTGATGCTCGCCCACACCGCCGAGGCCATGGGCGTGGTCGCCGCCGAGACGCTCGCCGACGCGGAGACCATGGAGCTGGACTACATGATGGTCCCGCGCGCCACGTACTGCCAGCCGCAGGTCGCGAGCTTCGGCTGGACCGAGGCGCAGGCCCGCGAGAAGGGCTTCGACGTCAAGGTCGCCAAGTTCCCCTTCACCGCCAACGGCAAGGCGCACGGCCTCGGCGACGCCACCGGCTTCGTGAAGGTCATCAGCGACGCGAAGTACGGCGAACTCCTCGGCGCCCACATGATCGGCCCCGACGTCACCGAACTCCTGCCGGAGCTGACCCTGGCCCAGCAGTGGGACCTGACGGTCCACGAGGTCGCCCGCAACGTCCACGCCCACCCGACGCTGGGCGAGGCGGTGAAGGAGGCGGTGCACGGGCTGGCCGGGCACATGATCAACTTCTGA